Proteins encoded in a region of the Deltaproteobacteria bacterium genome:
- a CDS encoding 4Fe-4S binding protein, with the protein MSLLKTIWGLLFRLFPCPTRVGLRRVGDPKGDSPVLVTCNFDLTVKRLIKILEQAAVDAWLLVADSKGVNVWCAAGAEEFNTHSVVSSLKTSGVAGLVDHRVLILPPLGAPGICAAEVQAQTGWTMRWGPVRAEDIPRYLTNCCHRDEGMKRVTYKWDTRLDTALGSVFPFYLLGVLGFTLFGRGLLVNYLLTGAVTFLLFYLLCPWIPGRRGLTKVLLLELLLGGLLIASELSGRAIGDMSRANIIIAMVMLFIYSSELGGLAPNMPSDLDPFLARLGLSAIGNIAFAGTIRAELLNGDRKLSVDRNKCIGCRSCHEICPQGVWEINDEDRAALAHPDLCTACRACLVQCPSGAITALKTSSKKLR; encoded by the coding sequence GTGAGCCTCTTAAAAACCATCTGGGGGCTTCTATTCCGCCTTTTCCCCTGCCCGACTCGTGTAGGCCTGCGCCGTGTGGGCGACCCAAAAGGCGACAGTCCTGTTCTGGTTACGTGCAACTTTGACCTGACCGTAAAAAGGCTCATAAAAATCCTGGAACAGGCCGCGGTGGACGCGTGGCTGCTGGTGGCAGACTCAAAGGGCGTCAACGTCTGGTGTGCGGCCGGGGCTGAGGAGTTCAACACCCACTCGGTGGTTTCATCTCTCAAGACGAGCGGTGTGGCTGGTCTGGTTGACCACCGGGTACTCATCCTGCCTCCCCTTGGCGCGCCTGGCATCTGTGCGGCCGAAGTCCAGGCGCAGACAGGGTGGACCATGCGCTGGGGCCCGGTACGCGCCGAAGATATCCCCCGGTATCTGACCAACTGCTGCCATAGAGACGAGGGGATGAAGCGGGTGACTTACAAATGGGATACCAGGCTTGACACCGCCCTGGGTTCAGTCTTCCCCTTCTACCTCCTGGGCGTCCTGGGCTTCACCCTGTTTGGACGCGGATTACTTGTTAACTACCTCCTGACAGGCGCAGTAACATTCCTGCTCTTCTATCTGCTTTGCCCCTGGATTCCTGGCAGGCGCGGATTAACCAAGGTCCTGCTCCTTGAGCTACTACTTGGAGGCTTGCTCATCGCCAGCGAGCTATCAGGCCGTGCCATCGGAGACATGAGTCGGGCCAATATCATCATCGCCATGGTGATGCTCTTTATTTACAGCTCGGAACTTGGCGGTCTGGCCCCGAACATGCCCAGCGACCTTGATCCGTTCCTGGCCCGTCTGGGCCTGAGCGCCATTGGCAACATTGCCTTTGCCGGCACGATCAGGGCCGAACTCTTGAATGGAGACCGCAAACTGAGTGTGGATCGTAATAAATGCATTGGCTGCCGCAGTTGCCATGAGATCTGTCCGCAAGGCGTCTGGGAAATAAACGATGAGGACAGAGCCGCGCTGGCCCATCCGGACTTGTGCACCGCCTGCCGAGCCTGTCTGGTGCAGTGCCCGAGCGGAGCCATCACGGCCTTGAAAACAAGCAGTAAAAAGCTCAGATAA